From Halobacterium sp. R2-5, the proteins below share one genomic window:
- a CDS encoding DUF5795 family protein has protein sequence MSDNRVVEGRMVTPKKLAALVEGESVMDAEPIEDADRDCPDCGGDVLSVGYMPSVTEFVTGYKCQDCEWSERDD, from the coding sequence ATGTCCGACAACCGCGTCGTCGAAGGCCGCATGGTCACCCCGAAGAAGCTCGCGGCGCTCGTCGAGGGCGAGTCCGTGATGGACGCCGAACCCATCGAGGACGCCGACCGCGACTGCCCCGACTGTGGCGGCGACGTCCTCTCCGTCGGCTACATGCCCTCGGTGACGGAGTTCGTCACCGGCTACAAGTGCCAGGACTGCGAGTGGAGCGAGCGCGACGACTAG